One Mytilus trossulus isolate FHL-02 chromosome 5, PNRI_Mtr1.1.1.hap1, whole genome shotgun sequence DNA segment encodes these proteins:
- the LOC134717767 gene encoding protein rtoA-like: MSGPNTTVHHTKNGSNTTDPYTKTGSKTTDHHTKSSLNTTVHQTKSGSKTTVHHTKSGSITTVHHTMSGPNTIVHHTKNGSNTTDHNTKSGSKTTDHHTKTGSKTTDHHTKSILNTTVHQINSGSKTTVRHTKSGSITTVKHTMSGPNTIAHHTKNGSNTTDHNTKTGLKTTDHHTKSSPNITVNHKKTGSITTVHHTKSGSITTVHQTKSGPNTSVHHT; encoded by the coding sequence ATGAGCGGTCCAAACACAACAGTTCATCATACAAAAAACGGTTCAAACACAACAGATCCTTATACAAAGACCGGTTCAAAAACAACAGATCATCATACAAAGAGCAGTTTAAATACAACAGTTCATCAAACAAAGAGCGGTTCAAAAACAACAGTTCATCATACAAAGAGCGGTTCAATCACAACAGTTCATCATACAATGAGCGGTCCAAACACAATAGTTCATCATACAAAGAACGGTTCAAACACAACAGATCATAATACAAAGAGCGGTTCAAAAACAACAGATCATCATACAAAGACCGGTTCAAAAACAACAGATCATCATACAAagagcattttaaatacaacagTTCATCAAATAAATAGCGGTTCAAAAACAACAGTTCGTCATACAAAGAGCGGTTCAATCACAACAGTTAAGCATACAATGAGCGGTCCAAACACAATAGCTCATCATACAAAGAACGGTTCAAACACAACAGATCATAATACAAAGACAGGTTTAAAAACAACAGATCATCATACAAAGAGCAGTCCAAACATAACAGTTAATCATAAAAAGACAGGTTCAATCACAACAGTTCATCATACAAAGAGCGGTTCAATCACAACAGTTCATCAAACAAAGAGCGGTCCAAACACATCAGTTCATCATACATAG